A DNA window from Branchiostoma lanceolatum isolate klBraLanc5 chromosome 17, klBraLanc5.hap2, whole genome shotgun sequence contains the following coding sequences:
- the LOC136422744 gene encoding amine sulfotransferase-like → MSGNNSPGPFSPPFHFKGVKFFPAADLRAVEQVESFQVRDDDVFVSAYVKSGTTWVQQIVSLLSTEGDLSEVNKIPIVVRVPWLETMDMSGSGKPYPKLLEEAPSPRLMKTHLPYHMLPQQAREGKGKIIYCARNVKDVVVSWHKMREGFAHIPSGTFDENFQEFINPEQAVFGLWWDVVQEYWRHKDDGNMLFVKFEDLKRDLRGNVVKIANFLSKTLSDQRIDEVTANCTFSAMKNNEATNLTRAEAFKGLATKEFEFIRKGKVGDWMNSLSPEQSKILDDIHREKMAGVDLTFEFE, encoded by the exons ATGAGTGGCAATAATTCCCCTGGCCCCTTCAGCCCGCCTTTTCATTTCAAAGGCGTGAAGTTCTTTCCCGCGGCCGATCTTCGGGCGGTGGAACAAGTGGAGTCATTTCAAGTCAGAGACGACGACGTTTTCGTGTCAGCTTACGTCAAGTCAG GAACAACATGGGTACAACAGATCGTGTCTCTGCTATCCACTGAGGGTGATCTCAGCGAAGTGAACAAGATCCCGATCGTCGTCCGTGTGCCGTGGCTGGAAACAATGGACATGTCGGGAAGCGGGAAGCCGTATCCCAAACTGTTGGAGGAGGCCCCCTCCCCCCGTCTGATGAAGACCCACCTGCCCTATCACATGTTACCTCAGCAGGCAAGGGAGGGAAAAGGGAAG ATCATCTACTGCGCGAGGAACGTCAAAGACGTGGTGGTTTCTTGGCACAAGATGAGGGAAGGATTCGCACACATTCCATCCGGAACGTTTGATGAAAACTTCCAAGAATTCATCAATCCTGAGCAAG CCGTCTTCGGCCTCTGGTGGGACGTGGTCCAGGAGTACTGGCGTCACAAGGATGACGGCAACATGCTCTTCGTCAAGTTTGAGGACTTGAAACGG GACCTGCGCGGCAACGTGGTGAAGATCGCTAACTTCTTGTCCAAGACTCTGTCTGACCAGCGCATCGATGAAGTGACAGCCAACTGTACCTTCTCCGCCATGAAGAACAACGAAGCTACAAACCTTACTCGGGCTGAAGCTTTCAAGGGTCTGGCGACAAAAGAGTTTGAGTTCATCCGAAAAG GAAAAGTCGGAGACTGGATGAACTCGCTCAGTCCGGAGCAGAGCAAAATcctggatgacatccacagggagaaaatggcgggCGTGGATTTGACCTTTGAGTTCGAGTAA